A DNA window from Corynebacterium ciconiae DSM 44920 contains the following coding sequences:
- a CDS encoding ATP-binding cassette domain-containing protein, with translation MNAIIELQNVGKKYGAFDALRDINLSVTPGEVTCVLGDNGAGKSTLIKILSGLHGHTSGTMLVDATPTHFTSPADALAAGIATVYQDLAVVGQMSVWRNFFLGQEITNRWGMINEKKMKSIAAEELGRMGIVIPDIDAPVASLSGGQRQVVAIARAIYFGARVVILDEPTAALGVKQSGMVLRFIAKAREQGTAVIFITHNPKHALLVGDRFVVLTLGRQTLQADREDVDVDTLTLEMSGGAELDALQHELQR, from the coding sequence ATGAATGCGATAATCGAGCTGCAGAATGTCGGCAAAAAATACGGGGCGTTCGACGCGCTCCGCGATATTAACCTCTCGGTCACACCGGGCGAGGTTACGTGTGTGCTCGGCGATAATGGCGCCGGCAAATCCACTCTCATCAAGATTCTCTCCGGCCTGCATGGCCACACCAGCGGCACCATGCTTGTCGACGCCACCCCCACCCATTTCACCTCCCCGGCAGATGCCCTAGCCGCGGGTATTGCCACCGTTTACCAAGACTTGGCGGTGGTGGGGCAGATGAGTGTGTGGCGCAACTTCTTTCTCGGTCAAGAGATCACGAACCGCTGGGGAATGATCAACGAGAAGAAGATGAAGAGTATCGCCGCCGAGGAGCTGGGGCGCATGGGCATCGTGATTCCAGACATCGATGCTCCGGTGGCTTCGCTCTCAGGCGGGCAGCGCCAAGTGGTGGCCATTGCGCGCGCGATCTACTTTGGCGCCCGAGTGGTGATCCTGGACGAGCCCACCGCGGCTTTGGGTGTGAAACAGTCCGGCATGGTGTTGAGGTTTATCGCCAAGGCCCGCGAACAGGGCACCGCCGTCATCTTCATCACCCACAATCCCAAGCATGCGCTGCTGGTGGGCGATCGCTTCGTAGTGCTCACCTTGGGCCGGCAAACACTCCAGGCGGACCGCGAGGACGTGGATGTAGACACCCTCACCCTAGAGATGTCGGGTGGCGCGGAGTTGGATGCGCTACAACACGAGCTGCAACGCTAG
- a CDS encoding ABC transporter permease — MLQRSFFQKLIRRPELASLLGAVVIFTLFMIVAPPFRSFESLATVLYASSTMGIMALAVGLLMIGDEFDLSSGVAVTTAALAATMLNYNLHLNSWVGAGIALVIALAIGALNGYLTTTTGIPSFLITLSAFLMLQGLNLAITKLVTGAVATPTIADMEGFYSANMVFASNVNVFGVQVRVTVFWWIGFVALASILLFKTKFGNWIFAVGGNQDAAHAVGVPVRRTKIILFMFVGFAAWFVGMHNLFAFDSIQAGQGVGNEFLYIIAAVIGGCAMNGGKGTAVGTAIGALIFGMTNQGIVYAGWNPDWFKFFLGAMLLFAVMTNLGVAKYTEKK, encoded by the coding sequence ATGCTGCAGCGGTCCTTCTTTCAGAAACTCATTCGCCGCCCCGAGCTGGCCAGTTTGCTGGGCGCGGTGGTGATCTTCACGCTCTTTATGATCGTGGCCCCGCCCTTCCGCTCCTTCGAATCGCTCGCGACGGTGCTCTACGCCTCGTCCACCATGGGGATCATGGCGCTGGCCGTGGGTCTGCTCATGATCGGCGATGAGTTCGACCTCTCCTCCGGTGTGGCCGTGACCACCGCGGCGCTCGCCGCGACCATGCTGAACTACAACCTGCACCTCAACTCGTGGGTTGGGGCGGGCATTGCGCTGGTGATCGCGCTGGCTATCGGCGCGCTCAACGGGTATCTCACCACCACCACGGGCATTCCTTCCTTCCTCATCACCCTCAGCGCCTTTCTCATGCTGCAGGGATTGAATTTGGCCATCACCAAGTTGGTGACCGGCGCGGTGGCCACCCCCACCATTGCAGACATGGAGGGCTTTTATTCCGCCAATATGGTCTTCGCCTCGAATGTGAATGTGTTCGGTGTGCAGGTTCGAGTAACGGTGTTCTGGTGGATTGGTTTCGTAGCACTCGCCTCGATCCTGTTGTTTAAGACCAAGTTCGGCAACTGGATATTCGCCGTGGGCGGTAATCAGGATGCTGCCCATGCCGTGGGTGTGCCGGTGCGGCGCACCAAGATCATCCTGTTTATGTTTGTCGGCTTCGCCGCCTGGTTTGTGGGCATGCACAACCTCTTCGCCTTCGATTCTATCCAAGCCGGTCAGGGTGTGGGCAATGAATTCCTCTACATCATTGCCGCCGTGATCGGCGGATGCGCCATGAATGGCGGCAAGGGCACAGCCGTAGGAACCGCCATTGGTGCACTGATCTTCGGCATGACCAACCAAGGCATTGTGTACGCCGGCTGGAATCCGGACTGGTTCAAATTCTTCCTCGGTGCCATGCTCCTCTTCGCTGTGATGACTAACCTCGGCGTGGCAAAATACACGGAAAAGAAGTAG
- the rpsH gene encoding 30S ribosomal protein S8 — protein MTMTDPIADMLSRIRNANHAYHETVSMPSSKLKANIAGILKQEGYINDFQVEDAKVGKTLTLDLKYSAARERSISGVRRVSKPGLRVYAKSTNLPQVLGGLGVAIISTSQGLLTDRQAHEKGVGGEVLAYVW, from the coding sequence ATGACCATGACTGATCCCATTGCAGACATGCTGTCTCGCATTCGTAACGCTAACCACGCGTACCACGAGACCGTGTCTATGCCGTCTTCCAAGCTGAAGGCGAACATCGCGGGCATCCTCAAGCAAGAGGGTTACATCAATGACTTCCAGGTCGAGGACGCCAAGGTTGGCAAGACCCTCACCCTGGATCTCAAGTACTCCGCTGCCCGTGAGCGTTCCATTTCCGGCGTCCGCCGCGTCTCCAAGCCGGGTCTGCGCGTGTACGCAAAGTCCACCAACCTGCCGCAGGTTCTCGGTGGCCTCGGTGTGGCTATCATCTCCACATCCCAGGGGCTGCTCACTGACCGCCAGGCTCACGAGAAGGGCGTAGGCGGAGAAGTCCTCGCCTACGTCTGGTAA